The Cannabis sativa cultivar Pink pepper isolate KNU-18-1 chromosome 8, ASM2916894v1, whole genome shotgun sequence genomic interval AACATCACAAATGTTCAAAAACAGACAACTTGAACAtgctaaaaaataaatagttaTTGGTTATCTATTTTTTCAgctttaattaattctttttcaaagtcTTTCAAATCATTTCTACTTGATGTTGATACTCTTTTTCTGGATACCACTTTTTTTAGTTGGATAAAAAAGACTATTTATACAGGGAAAAAGCAACAATAGTTGAAACATGTTTAAGAGTATTCCTAACAAATgagatataatatatttttttttaaaaaaaaaaaaaagttactttcaatattttttagctTAAGAATAGTGCATTTTTACATTTAGCTAAggtttcttagctattttattattattattattattattattatagtcatttttttttttcatgttatatatatataaataaatttaaatgaatcaaatatatttaaaaatataatatttaaagtaTGTGTGGAAAAAAATTGATGTATAGCGTAATGAAAAATTTTAAGGtgagataaaaaagaaaaataaagaaagattgAGTTTTCGCAGTGTATTTTGAAGTAAAATTTGCAAACTAATAATGTGAAAtactaaaatttataaaataacctcACTTAGTTTACTTTATGCGACTATAATGGTCTTTTTGCGACCatacaaaattattttgctaataaattttttgtaaagttattttgctaataaaaaatttcacaaaccTTATTTCTACAAAACACTATTTTGAAAGATATAGAGAAGTTGTTgagaaaataagaatatttGATAACATATTGAAGTATTTATTTGaagtgatattttattattattattatttgtgtatagtgcatttggtaatttttttttattaattttttgctttttaaattagaaaagtgaaatatttttcaaattatgttctataaaattgttttcacttttaaattttttaattgagaatcaaaattttgaaaaaaaaaattcaaaatttttttaaacagttttttttttaatatatattttggacCCGACTCCAACCTAAACCTTGAAACTCGGACCTCGACCCCAGATCCAAACTCCGACCCGgactcaaacctgaacccagacccagacttagACTCCGAAACCTAACCCCAATCCTAGACCCGGGATCCGACCTAGATCTCGAACCCCAACCTGTACCGCAGACCTCGAAcgtcggacctagacccaaacacAGACCCAAACCCTCACCATGACCCCGGACCCAAATTCGaaccccaaacccgaacttggcCCAAGACCCTGGACTCGGACCCTGAGCCCTACCTCAAACCCAAACACTAGTTCCGACCTCGACCCCAAACTCAACCTTAGTCTCGATTCCAAACTTAGCCCCAATCTCAACCTcgaacttggacccgaaccctaatCCTGAATACAAACTCAACTTAAAtacaattaacaaataaaatgaaaataaaatttacataatagattttttgttttttgtttttaatattaaaaaacaaaaatagttataaaacacatttttgtttttgaaaaagaattttaaaattaaaaattttacttttatttttgtgtttaaaaaatttaaaaataaaaatattaccatAAACTACCTTAACAATGACAAAATAATTGTTACTTATTAAAAAAAGGATAATTGTTGTTTTTCCAATAATAGGAAGTGGGCTCTTCATATGGCAAAAGGTAGCATGGATATGCGACAATAATCATTGAAAGCAGAGGCAACGAActaatataatttccctatttcaaaaaatatataatttcccTAAACGACAGGAAAAACACAAAAACGACGATTACTGACAGCATCACACCAAACCAAAGGAAGAAACAAAACTGTGACAGAGTAAAGAAATGTAAATGACATGCAACTAGAACAAAAAGTCAAACTTAGTAATAAGTCAATAATAAGGAGAGGCTgtgcaaaatatatataaaaaaatatatgtatttatagaataaAGCCCAGAATTTGGATCTCtgctatatattttattaaagagtATTGACAATGGCTAAACCACCCCTCAGAGACAAACATGTATGAATTACAATTGGACATACAAAATCACATGATccaatatttattttgaataggATAAAATATTTATGGCATTTAGAGAATCCAAGAAGATGGACCATCCTTCCCTTCTGAACCTTCCAACCATGTCTGATGAGCATGAATCAATGTTGACCCATTGCCACCCTGAAAAGAAATCAcaaattctctttcaaaatcacaAAGCAAAACCATGGCAAGAAAAGAAACTAAGCCATATTCATTTCTTATATTAGTATCTTACCTTCGAGCTTACTATGGCAGTTGCCATACAACCTTTTCGTTCTTCACCTACAAGAGGGTCAAAATTTGATATAACAGCAGCATGAGATCATTAAGCTATATACAATTGAGAAAAATGACTTTTTTTTGGAAAGCTCATATAAAGGGCATAGACAACTTGACTTAGTTGGCTTAACAAACATTAAGTAGAGAAAATCTACCTAGTGATTCCCACTTGTTGTACTTCACTAGCCATGTGTCTGAATCGAGTTGTATAGATGATACTCTATCTACCCAAACACGAAATTTCTTTTCCTGTTTGTCACCATAGTGTTTGCTCAATTCACTTAGGCTGTCGGTAAGAAGAATTTCAACACCAGATGGGTGCATAAAGATACCAGTTGGATGCTGAAAGGAAGGAAAGCATTCTTAAGTACCAAAAACAAACCAAATGAGCACCTATCAGTGAACAAATCACTACATATTAAGTAAAAACACAGAACCAGTCAATGAAAAACAAGTCAAAGACAGACACGTGATGAGAAAAACAATGTATGCCTCAAGCAAACTGGGTAAAACTGCCAGAAACAATCAAGTGGTACctgttataaaattatacactgaaaataaaagaagactTGCACGTACACAATTTGCCTTCAGATTTGCAATATACAAGTCAGATCGATCGATTTCTGCACGCAACCATCTCTCATAGAACAAGAAATATTTGACTGTTTCAAGACCAGGGTTCATGCAGTCCATTTTACACTCCAACGTGTCAGCAACATCTCTGGGAGACACATTTGGTCCTAGATTAAAATAACCAATAGCTTCAATGATTCCAGCAGCACATTCCTTTGTTGCATGAATAATTTTAGGATTGTCTTTAGCATTTTCAGCGTGCCAGTGCAGTAATTCTTCTTGAGCGTTCTTAACCTGCACAagaaattaatgttaaaaaaagatAAGTAAATTTCCAAATCTAGGTTTATTTTGACAAGGTAAACAAGCTATAGGTACTTACCATGACCCCATGTACATCTGGGATGCTAAAGAGCTCAGCATCATTTCCGGAATCACCACAAACAAGTGTATTAGTGGGCAATTTTCCTTCAGCTGTAAATTTCTTGTGTAAATAGGCAAGAGCTTGTCCTTTGCCGGCACCTTGAGGTAATATATCCAAATCAATTCCTCCACTGTAGATTATTTTGACATCCAACTGGAAAAATTGAAGCAACATTTCAAAGATAAGATAACAAACAAAATGTCAACATACTTCGTCACCaaacaaaaatttaacatgCTCAAGTAAAAATCATTAAGAGGATTTGACGAAATTGAGGTTAAAATGACATATTACCCCACGCTTCTCCAAAGCCTCGGCAAGAGCCTTCGTCACAGCCTGAGCTTTATCTTTTTCTACATAAAAACTGACCTTATGTGCCCGTTGCTCTGTCTCTGCCTGCATTCATCATGAAATCTAATCATTCAGGAGATATTATACCCTGACCCTTTTTTAACCTAATAAACATTATATTTCTTTCTAAAAGATTCTACACAAGACTTCAACATGTCCAAACATTCATAGAACAATTATCATCATTTTTATTGCCACTATATACAATTACTACCTGAAGAGTAAGTTCAGGAAACTTTCTTGTTTCCTCCCTAACTATGTTCTTATCCCACTTCTGATTCAGATATTCAACCCAGCCATCATCTGGGACCATTGAGGTACCATAGGTTATCTCAGTTCCAACAGACATTATAGTTATATCTGGCGTTATCATGGGTTTCTCCTTCCTCAACTGTTTGTACAGTGTTGGTGACCTTCCCGTCGAGAAAACTAGCAATGAATCATGACGATAATATGCTTCCCACAAGGCATTAAACCTAAGCAGAGAAAGATTCTCCGGATCATGATGATCAACCTGCAATAAAACCATTGCTCACTTAATAAACACACCAACTAAATTAAACAGACAGTGGTGAAGCAAACTCTTGTGCAGCCTACCATTGTATGATCAAGATCTGAAACTATCATGAGACGGGCAGATGTTTGAAGCCGATCCATGATTATCCTACTTCCAACCGGAATCTGAAAATATGTTTTCACTAACTAAGATTATGGCAACATTCATAGTGcccaatatataaaaaaattcttgAAGATGATGCTTAAGTTGGTGTGTGTTGTTAACATAAGCTTGTTCTCATTATTAGAACATCATAATTTAGTAAAACCCAATCCAAAATATTTGGCTATGAAGTAAAAAAAGCAAAGACGCTTAATTTATGAAAATACTAACAATAATACTAAGGTTTACTGACAGATTAAGACGAAAAGTTGTTGAAATCAATAGAATTAATGAACTTtaattcttcttttttctttccgaAATCTCAACTGTCAAATTTAAATATCCAAAATCTTCATTTCTCCCATTTTCTCACTAACCAAACAATTAACTAACCAAACAACAAAAACTCATAAAGAGACACACATTCCCATCCCAAGTGATTCAATAAACAAGCACCCAACAATGGAAGAATCAATGGTAACCAAAATTTCAATACCGAAAAACCCTGAAAATCTTTCACAGTAAAATTCAAAACTTTCACACAAACACAGAATCTTCCACAAACCCATTAAGTTAATCAATATGATTTtctttaaaacaaaaattaaaatacctgAAATTTGAAACGCAGAGGTGATGAATGCAAGAGATGAGGATAAAGAGGCAGTGATGGTGATTAATATAAGAATGGAATTCGATCCAAATTCGTTGGCGCTGTTTTTGTTAAAGCAAAAAATGGCCAATCTAATAAAACGttatttttcattgtttttatgttattatttttataataatataaaaatgaagtAACTTCAAAATAGCTCTCAACACGTGGCATTTTTTAACGGGTTACACGTGTCCATGGGTCCTTTTAGGTTTGAGATGGACGGTGGTGAGGAGCTTTGCGGACCCACCATTAGATATGGTGTCCACATGACAATTTATATatagcatatataatatatttttctcgCTAGAAGAATATATAGCATATTTTTTAGTATATGAATAAATGCATATTCGTACTATATGCTCTATTCATCTGTCTTataaattttgtaaaagttatatgaaaataaagatggccaacttaatttaatatatgaaaataaaaataaaaataaaaaattagaaatactGTATTGATATACTCCATTGTGGAATAAAATTAAAGTTTTGTAATTCTTCAAAAGTTAAAAGTTTATGATACCTAATGTATTAGTTATATTTATcactcaaataaataaataaatcagacAAATAATGCGTATTATACTTGTAAAGTGGGTTTATacccttttttttcaaatactttgtccaatttgattttttttgaacGGGAAATTTTGAAGTtcatccattttttttttttttttgaataaaacttgttattataaattaaactgaTAAGTCATTTACAATAACAGTGTAGAGAGATGGAGGAAAAAAATCCATTAAATAGCAAGCTTCATCTAACCCTAAAGCATATCTAGCCAAACAATGAGCAGCTTTATTAGTTGATCGTTTGACATGAGTAATAGATACACCCGGGAGAAAGGAAAGAAGACGGGAAATGTTAATAATAAGATCATTAAAAGCAGTAATACAATTTGATCGGCCATATAAAGCATTGGTAACCATTAGAGCATCCGTTTCGACATGACCAAATTGAATTCCCAGCTGTGAAGCCCAAATCAGGCTGTGGAAAATTGCCTTTGCTTCCATTTCATGTGATGCAAAATTCCCAATGAGAGGTTTGGAGAAGGCAGCAATAACAACTCCCTCACTATTTCGAATAACAGCTTCAACGCCAGTGATGTTGTTAGTTGAATCCACAGCAGGATCCACATTCATTTTGAGGCTTCCAAAGTCAGGTGGCCGCCAAGGAGAGTCGAGAATTGGAGCAGGTGGGGGGTTCTGGTGTGCCTGAACTTGTTGAGGTTTGTACTTTGTTTGAGCTTGTCGATAGTTGGACAAGTAATTGGTAGCAAAGGTTGCTAAAAGAGCAGCTGGTTTGCCTTTTTAACCATGAACaaccttgttcctttctgtccaAATGGAccataaagtaaaaaaaaaattgctccaGTTCACTTGCTGAATGTAGAGTAGACAAGTGAGCTAAGTAATCACCTTTGTTCATAAGTGCAGTAGTTTCCAATCAAACTGAAAATTCATGGCCCTCCAAACTGCCCGAGCATACTTGCATCCAAAGAGTGCATGGCCAACGGACTCCCAAGCTTGTCGACATATGGAACATGTGGAATCGGTAATGATATGTCTTCGCACCAGCGAAGTAGCAACTGGAATAGCATCATGGAACAGACGCTAGataaagatttttattttttggggcAGTTGTAGTTTCCAGAAAAATTTCCACCAGTGTGTAGGTGAATTCGATGAAGAGGTGAGGTCAGAATCCTCAAGAGAAGCAGCATGGTGATAACCCGAGTGAACATTGTAAATTCCTGAACTATGATGGTGCCAGATTAACTTATCATTTGCTGAAAAATAGCTCAACGGAATGGTGAGTATTCGTTCCACATGAAGGCGTGAGAAGTATTCATCAAGTAGTTGATGATTCCATTGCCGGTCCTCTGTGATTAAATTGGCAACAACAACATTTGATGGTCCCTTATAGTGTGTTGGAAAAAAGTTAGTGTGTCCAGGGATCCAAGGATCGATTGCACAGTTGATGTGTCTTCCCTCTCCTATTTTCCATCGTAGACCAGGGCTTAAGAGCTCGTGACCATAAAGAATACCTTGCCATGTGAGTGAAGGGGAATGACCATGGGGAGCCTCCAGGAAGGAATTGTTGGGGAAGTATCGGCTTTTTAGCAATCTACTCAAATGGGAGGAGGGATTGTCGAGTAGTCTCCATGATTGCTTGGCAAGGAGAGCTTGATTGTAGTGTATAAAAGACCGAAAACCCATGCCGCCATCGAGTTTAGTTTTGCATAACAATTTCCAGCTTCGCCAATGAATTTTCGTGCCATTTTCATTCGAACCCCACCAAAAATTAGACATCATTGTTTCAAGCTGATTGCAGATGTTACCGGTAATTTGAAGCAACTCATTAAGTAAGTTGGAATAGATTGCACCACAGCTTTGAGTAGGATTTCTTTACCTCCAACCGAGAAGAGCTTGTCATTCCAAGTCCTCATAAGACGCCAAATTTTTTCTTTGACTTTACTGAACAATTGTTGCTTATCACGATCAGTATATGCTGGTAACCCAAGGTATTTTTCATGACAATCACGGATGGGCATTGATAACACTCTATGAAACTGAACTTGGGCAGCCAAAATCGTATTTGGTGAGAAAGAGAGTACTGATTTGTCCAGGTTTAATACTTGGCCAAAAGCACGGTGATATGCATCCAGGCAACGTTTGATAGCTTGACACGAACTTTCAGTAGCATTACAAAATAATAAGCTATCATCAGCAAAAAAGAGATGTGAAATTGGAGGAGATCTTCGTGTGAGTGAGTATCCGTGAAGGTTCCCTAAACGTTCTTCATGTTGTAGTAGGCATGAGAGACCCTCAGAACAAATCAAAAACAGATATGGAGACAAAGGACAACCTTGCCTTAGTCCTCTAGTATGAGTGGTTGAACCCGTAATTTGTCCATTTAAGAGAAAAGTGAACTTATTCGTTGTCAAACAAGTCATTATGAGAGTTTTCCATCTATCTGCAAACCCCATTCGTTCCATTACAACCTTGATAAAGTTCCATTTAACCTGATCAAACGCTTTACTCGTGTCTAATTTCATAGCAGCCACCCCTTTCCTACCTGATGTCTTGAGATTAATACCATGGATTAATTCAGAAGCAACCAGAATGTTGTCCGTTATGAGTCGATTTGGAAGAAAGGCACTTTGAGTCTCTGAGATGACATGTGGTAGTATCTTTGAATCGAGCTACCAGGATCTTGGTGATAAGCTTTGAAACAACATTGCATAAGCTAATAGGTCTGAAGTCTTTCATGAACTGAGCCTTTTTGATCTTCGGGATAAGAGTGATAATGGTTGAGTTCAAAGAAGTAGGGTCTGCTCCATCATTTAGCACACTTAACACAACAGAAGTGACCATGTTTCCAACTATATCCCAGTTGTTTTGGTAGAACATGGCAGACATTCCATCTATCCCTGGACTTTTATCCAGACCCATTGAGTGTAAAGCAAATTATACATCATCTTTGGTAAACAGTTTGAGGAGTGTAGCATTCATATCCATGGTAACCGAGACCGATATTGTGGCTAAAGTTGCATCAAGAGCAGAATGATCAATGGATGAAGCCTTGAATAAATTGGAGAAGTAGTCTTGGATGACATTGCTCAAATCAGCTTGTGAGGTAAAGGTACTGCCATCTTCAGTTTTGAGagatgtaattttattatttgatcgTCTTGCCAAGGCTTTGGAGTgaaaattttttgtatttttatctcCCAATTGCATCCAATCAATGTGTGAACGTTGTTGCCAGTACATCTCCTCTTGTTCTAACAATTCATCAAGAACAGATTCGTTGAGTTTGAGTGTAGCAGATGCGTCATGGCTGAGAATAGGAGAATTGTTTAGAGCATTCACTTTCGATTGTGTTTCTGCAATATTCTTTTTCATTCGGCCATACTTCTTGATATACCACTGCTGAAGCGATGTTGTACATGATTCCAGGTTGTTGAGAACATTGCTGATGGGGTCTGTTGTGAAATTTGACAGCCAACAATTGCAAATAATAGTCTTGCTTTCGGGGTCCGATAACCAAAGCTTTTCAAATCGAAAGCGGCTATGTCTTTTATGCTGCTGAGTAGTAGTACCAGAAAAAATTTCAGCAGAAATTACACGATGATCAGAGTGAAAGTAGTCCAAATGTGAGATTTTTGGTTGCTGAAAATGGAAGACCACACATCATTCACAAGACACCAGTCAATGCGATCTTTCAAAGTGTTGGTCGAAGTTCTATCTTTAGCCCAGGTGTAACTATCTCCATGAAAAGGGGGGTCCATAAGATGGCAAAAGTCAAGTGCATCTCGAAATGCAGACATCTGAGACTCACTTCGAAGAGATCCCCCAGATTTATTCTCATTTGATATTATCTCATTAAAGTCTCCAATGATTAACCATGGTTGCAAAGGTGCGATATCAGAGAGTCGACGAAGCAAAATCCAAGAGTCCAATCTATTGTGCACAGTAGGAGCTCCATAAAAGGCTGTGAAATGAAATTTATGATCACTGGCATCAGTTATCCAAGTGTCAAAGTAGCAAGAACCAAAAGTGTTAAGTTGGAGCACAATATCATCCTTCCAAAGCAGCATTAGACCTCCACTAAGACCGATCCGAGGTGCCTCCAATCcattagaaaattttaataattggcGAAAACGATCTACAGAGTTGTTGTTTAGTCTAGTCTCCATAAGAAACAGAACATGGGGAGATTGATGTTGCACAAGCAATCTGAGATGTCTTAACGCTCTCGGGCTCCCCAAACCCCGCGCGTTCCAACTTAAGATTTTCATAATGCCTTGCGAGATTTCAAAGCAATCTCCGCTGAATCGTCAGAATCACCATCTGAATCCTTGGAAGTTGAGGAAACAATCTGGTGTGAGCAATTCCCTATTGACGAGAATGAGGGGACAACATTGTTGTTTTGGTTGCGGCATCTCTTAAGCATTTGTCTCATGGTTGGAGCATCAGTTTGTCGTTTGAACATACGGTTGGGATGAATGTTTTCTTTGCTGGGATATGGGCTGGTACTGGTGGTTGATATATGTGGCTGGGAAGTTGTTATGAGAGGTGGTGTTATGGTAGAAGTAGCATGCATCGGCGAAAGGTTCATAGGAATGGTAGACAGGGTTATAGGTGGATAGGTTGCATAGGGAATATGAGGAGTATGAGAAGATCCAATATCAGGGGTGAATATGTGGCTTAGATTAGCAGTAGTGATAGGATTGgaggagagagagggaaggcttcTAGCGTGAGGGGATATGGTGGGAGATGTAAATTGATCCGAGATGATCATGTTTGATGCAGCAGACGTGATGCTAGAAAGGTGGTAATGAGGGGGTGTAGAAGAAGATGGCAGTGGCAAAGTTAGAGATGTTGTGGTGCAAATATTTAACGATGAATCTTGAGGAGCAGTTGTGGTGGAAGGTAGGTGAGTATTTGAGGGTATAGAAGATGATGATTGAGGCAAAGTGTGGGTAGGCCGTGAGTACTGGTGAAAGGAAGCAGAAGTGTTGTGAGCATGTCGAGACAAATTAGGTGTGGAAGTAGAAGACTCACCATGGAAAAGTATTTTTGGTTGTGGTTGTTGTCTGTTATTGAGAGTCGGGATTGTAGATGACAAAGATTGACGGGTCAGGCGAGTCAAGAGTGGCCAAGCATTGCCCTTAGCAAAATCATTCCTATACTTGTCATAACCAGTAGTTGGTAATTTAGACCCTTTCATCCAAGGACCATACTCAAAATCATCATCATTGCCATTGTCCATTCTTTTCATAAAAGCCACACATTTTTCAAAAGGATTCCCAAGCCTACCACATTCAAAGCAAAATTCTGGCAATCTCTCTTATCTAAAATCAACCCAAAAGTCATCCCGAATCCTTGGTAAACTGATCATTCTGCCTCTAAGAAGAGGTTTGTCCACAGAAATTTTAACTCGGATCCTTAAGAAAGGACCCCCACCCCTCATCTAAGGAGTCTTCATGAACATCAATAAACTCTCTAATAATGTATCCAAGTGCAGTAGCAAGAGACTTTGATTTGCTGAGAAAAGGTAACCGGTAAACTTGAACCCAAAAGGGAGTGCTCAAGAGATCATTCATTGTGACATTATGCAGAGTACTTGGTGAGCAGAAAATAACTAAGTGGTTTTGAAAGTGCCATGGCTCCTTATTCAAAACCCGAAACTTGTCTCCTGCACATCTAAAACAAATCTTGAACAAACCATCTCCATATTCAGAAATTACAACAGGAAACCTCATCTTCCAATGGCCACCCATTTGATTGTAGAAGGTAGGTTTGTGGACATAATTTTCAATGAGTATCCTTGCTATTAGTATGTGGCTAGAATTGGTATTAGAGGCATTGTCGACTTCCGTGGGTAGGACAGCAACAGAACTTTCTTCCTCAGTGAGATTTAAGGTGGAATCAAGGCTATAGAGTAAGGGATCCATATCAAGCTAAAGGAAAAGAGATGCAGAAAACCAGAAAATGGTAGCAGTTAACACCAAAAGTATGAAGGAAAGGAGAAAAACCGAAAGCTGAGAAAAGTAGGGGGAAAACAAAATAATTGGAAAAACCGttaaaatcctaaaaaaaagtAGTTAAAATACTACAATCGCAACAGGCCCAAACAGAGCACatatttgttttaatattaaacaaaactagaataaaaatgataaagTTCATCCATTAAAAAGACcccattaacaaaaaaaaaatacctccaaataatattatataaattgatAC includes:
- the LOC115700530 gene encoding sucrose-phosphatase 1 is translated as MDRLQTSARLMIVSDLDHTMVDHHDPENLSLLRFNALWEAYYRHDSLLVFSTGRSPTLYKQLRKEKPMITPDITIMSVGTEITYGTSMVPDDGWVEYLNQKWDKNIVREETRKFPELTLQAETEQRAHKVSFYVEKDKAQAVTKALAEALEKRGLDVKIIYSGGIDLDILPQGAGKGQALAYLHKKFTAEGKLPTNTLVCGDSGNDAELFSIPDVHGVMVKNAQEELLHWHAENAKDNPKIIHATKECAAGIIEAIGYFNLGPNVSPRDVADTLECKMDCMNPGLETVKYFLFYERWLRAEIDRSDLYIANLKANCHPTGIFMHPSGVEILLTDSLSELSKHYGDKQEKKFRVWVDRVSSIQLDSDTWLVKYNKWESLGEERKGCMATAIVSSKGGNGSTLIHAHQTWLEGSEGKDGPSSWIL
- the LOC115700152 gene encoding uncharacterized protein LOC115700152, giving the protein MDNGNDDDFEYGPWMKGSKLPTTGYDKYRNDFAKGNAWPLLTRLTRQSLSSTIPTLNNRQQPQPKILFHGESSTSTPNLSRHAHNTSASFHQYSRPTHTLPQSSSSIPSNTHLPSTTTAPQDSSLNICTTTSLTLPLPSSSTPPHYHLSSITSAASNMIISDQFTSPTISPHARSLPSLSSNPITTANLSHIFTPDIGSSHTPHIPYATYPPITLSTIPMNLSPMHATSTITPPLITTSQPHISTTSTSPYPSKENIHPNRMFKRQTDAPTMRQMLKRCRNQNNNVVPSFSSIGNCSHQIVSSTSKDSDGDSDDSAEIALKSRKAL